Proteins encoded by one window of Nasonia vitripennis strain AsymCx chromosome 5, Nvit_psr_1.1, whole genome shotgun sequence:
- the LOC100123855 gene encoding dynactin subunit 1 isoform X5, with amino-acid sequence MSLKVGQRVEISGKDCQGVIAYIGHPSFAAGKWIGVILDEPKGRNNGTIKGQFYFKCTENHGMFVRQTQLILIDESGNRTEPASPSSAAASGPTTPDEAGASRARSRLTSAAVRQRNQPTAVRRKTSPAKVVQQTEKLSGSRMSLAGSRTQLAAPSTENLTALGSSGHERKDGGESHIPAPTSTKRASFVETGFVETLKPQFVPGQAMGPSTQSSTMEEKLTHLQLAQENENLKAQIRDLSERIEILRVKRMQDKERMKDFEKLKLQLEQLIEFKTKVMESQASLQRELQRARQEARDAHAAREQYQDEMADLAETVEMATLDKEMAEEKAETLQIELEQLKEKLEEQTIDLEILRNEMSDKMSGGSAPTGTSSFEVKQLEQQNARLRETLVRMRDLSAHEKHEFQKLQKDLEQKKSEILELSRTKEKLSARVEEMERQIADLQEQVDAALGAEEMVENLGERKMALEEKVAELEEAVTDLEALQDMSDQLAESSKELEMELREELDMALAAARDAQRQRDAALETLSDREMTITKFRELTQKLQEQCLELQQRLQSSESTNAAAKGAGQQLAEILDFQKTFAETRAQTKAVDLELRRLDAEEARNHVRYLLSFMPLAFMNRGGDHDAILTLLFIPRMIQKTEIVISQVRDKYKSVDKIDRATIVKGHAVAQSAFRSRLCAHMYALQTALGSFESALSVCSSDSMLKVGGAYPEMAAQEKSVDSLIDLAKRDQLDENLSMEAIERCCAYFCTIYGIYFGEEDVTNQARLVVNGTRCLGSACEVLTTEAATIKNLIDGEQGDMGLLCQHIETVCEAVQNNLKSARRRVPREFLTAVSPNEANLGLDKDWYEQITTCYQHATKLMRTLQDLTKTALQTILTSGDLDTGLVSAKLKEMAANSTEKIYDADDIGAIATIKASLAVIQKAAVNLAEKMAECENELAMSGITHRKQENLEENSPIFLRAQATRKELEETKVLSRKLEARDSDIREAKLALREKQEELSEMILRKELAEKRLATQQHEHELTIEKLKRNLEEVQTQLRRKEKEFEETMDHLQTDIDSLESEKGQLKEKLKSIGKKGGVPSTPGADGAVSIISTGSSIPVGPPMQEGALHEKIQALRDALKDEARQKRALLNENLQKKLDSLPPLPKFDAKPEEDPKIKELLQKKNELMREAKKLTFFPVVPDLTGKKLLLATEQPVLEKALPVYKLLEREQRLRTLKERVDELSSQVREETIKRTYGAQAPAQFAVFPARHIAAAMRGLAEPVTAEILIPHKGPSQVINIPVGTQELRNVHMLLSY; translated from the exons ATGTCGCTGAAGGTCGGCCAGCGGGTCGAAATCTCGGGCAAGGATTGCCAGGGTGTGATCGCCTACATCGGGCATCCCTCTTTCGCGGCGGGCAAGTGGATCGGAGTAATCCTCGACGAGCCCAAAGGAAGGAACAATGGCACCATCAAGGGGCAGTTTTACTTTAAG TGTACGGAGAATCATGGAATGTTTGTGCGCCAGACTCAATTGATCTTAATAGATGAATCAGGCAATCGGACAGAGCCTGCAAGTCCATCTTCTGCAGCTGCTAGTGGTCCAACAACGCCGGACGAAGCTGGAGCTTCCAGAGCCAGGAGTCGACTTACaag TGCTGCTGTGCGTCAGAGGAATCAGCCGACTGc AGTTAGAAGAAAAACGTCACCGGCCAAAGTTGTACAACAAACAGAAAAACTTTCAGG CTCAAGGATGTCACTCGCAGGTAGCAGAACTCAGCTTGCTGCACCCAGTACGGAGAATCTTACTGCCTTAGGAAGTTCTGGCCATGAACGTAAGGATGGAGGAGAATCTCACATTCCAGCACCAACAAGCACCAAACGTGCTTCGTTCGTCGAG ACTGGTTTTGTGGAAACTCTGAAACCACAATTTGTTCCTGGCCAAGCAATGGGTCCAAGTACACAGTCTAGCACAATGGAAGAAAAATTGACACATCTGCAACTTGCTCAGGAAAATGAAAACTTGAAGGCCCAG ATCCGAGATCTTAgtgagcgaatagaaatattaAGAGTGAAAAGGATGCAAGATAAGGAACGAATGAAAGACTTTGAAAAGTTAAAACTTCAGCTGGAACAGCTTATAGAGTTCAAGACTAAAGTAATGGAGAGCCAG GCAAGCCTACAAAGAGAACTGCAAAGAGCTCGACAAGAAGCCAGAGATGCTCATGCAGCTCGGGAACAATACCAAGACGAGATGGCAGATTTGGCTGAAACAGTGGAGATGGCCACACTGGATAAAGAAATGGCAGAAGAAAAAGCCGAAACTTTGCAGATCGAATTAGAACAATTGAAAGAGAAGCTTGAAGAGCAGACTATAGATTTGGAAATTCTGCGCAATGAGATGTCGGACAAG ATGTCTGGAGGAAGTGCGCCAACTGGAACATCAAGCTTCGAAGTGAAGCAATTGGAACAGCAGAACGCTAGACTCCGAGAGACTCTTGTTAGAATGAGAGATCTTTCAGCTCACGAGAAACACGAGTTCCAAAAATTGCAGAAAGATTTAGAGCAGAAGAAATCTGAAATTCTGGAGCTAAGTAGAACTAAGGAGAAGCTATCTGCTCGCGTTGAAGAAATGGAACGTCAAATTGCTGATCTTCAGGAACAG GTCGATGCTGCACTGGGTGCTGAGGAAATGGTTGAGAACCTTGGAGAACGTAAGATGGCTTTGGAGGAGAAAGTAGCCGAGTTGGAAGAGGCTGTGACAGACCTTGAAGCTTTGCAa GACATGTCGGATCAGCTGGCGGAGTCGTCGAAGGAGCTTGAGATGGAACTTCGCGAGGAGTTGGACATGGCTCTTGCCGCAGCACGTGACGCCCAGCGTCAGCGAGATGCGGCACTCGAAACTTTATCCGATCGCGAGATGACGATAACCAAGTTCCGAGAGCTAACTCAGAAGTTGCAGGAACAATGCCTCGAGTTACAGCAACGCCTACAGTCGAGCGAGTCCACCAATGCTGCTGCCAAAG GCGCGGGACAGCAACTCGCCGAAATCTTGGATTTCCAAAAGACATTCGCCGAGACCAGAGCTCAAACTAAAGCGGTAGATTTAGAATTGAGACGGCTAGATGCAGAAGAAGCCCGAAACCATGTGAGATATCTGCTGTCTTTTATGCCTCTAGCGTTCATGAATCGTGGTGGCGATCACGATGCGATTTTGACGCTACTGTTTATACCGAGAATGATTCAAAAAACGGAAATTGTCATTTCTCAAGTGCGTGATAAATACAAGTCCGTTGACAAAATCGACAG GGCTACAATCGTCAAGGGTCATGCTGTAGCCCAAAGCGCCTTCAGGTCACGTCTCTGTGCTCATATGTATGCCTTGCAAACTGCACTTGGTAGTTTCGAGTCAGCTCTTAGCGTTTGCAGTTCAGACAGTATGCTGAAAGTCGGTGGTGCCTATCCGGAGATGGCTGCGCAAGAAAAATCCGTGGACTCGTTGATCGATTTGGCGAAACGCGATCAGCTCGACGAGAATTTGTCGATGGAAGCTATCGAGAGGTGCTGCGCCTATTTCTGCACGATTTATGGCATCTACTTTGGCGAAGAAGATGTTACGAATCAAGCTCGACTCGTCGTCAATGGTACCAG GTGCTTGGGAAGTGCGTGTGAGGTACTGACAACAGAAGCTGCTACTATCAAGAACCTGATTGACGGTGAGCAAGGTGATATGGGCCTGTTATGTCAGCACATCGAGACCGTTTGCGAGGCTGTGCAGAATAATCTGAAGTCGGCACGACGACGCGTGCCGCGAGAATTTCTCACTGCAGTTTCTCCTAACGAAGCTAATCTCGGCCTCGACAAAGACTGGTACGAGCAGATAACCACCTGCTATCAGCATGCTACTAAGTTAATGAGGACACTTCAGGATCTGACAAAGACTGCACTTCAGACCATTTTGACCAGCGGAG ATTTAGATACGGGTTTGGTTTCTGCGAAACTAAAGGAGATGGCGGCAAATTCGACGGAGAAGATCTACGATGCCGACGACATCGGTGCGATCGCAACAATCAAAGCTAGTTTGGCTGTGATTCAAAAGGCGGCTGTGAATCTTGCTGAGAAGATGGCTGAGTGCGAAAATGAGTTGGCCATGAGCGGCATAACTCACCGGAAGCAGGAGAATTTGGAGGAAAATAGTCCTATTTTTCTGCGCGCCCAAGCCACACGTAAAGAGCTTGAGGAAACGAAAGTTCTTAGCAG GAAACTTGAGGCGAGAGATAGCGACATACGCGAGGCTAAATTGGCCCTTAGAGAAAAGCAAGAAGAACTGTCCGAGATGATCTTGAGAAAAGAATTGGCTGAAAAACGTCTTGCTACTCAGCAGCACGAGCACGAGCTAACCATTGAGAAACTTAAGAGAAACTTGGAGGAGGTTCAGACTCAGTTGAGAAGAAAG GAAAAGGAATTCGAGGAAACCATGGATCACCTGCAGACAGATATCGACAGTCTAGAATCAGAAAAGGGCCAGCTCAAGGAGAAGCTGAAGTCTATCGGCAAAAAAGGAGGCGTTCCTTCCACGCCCGGAGCTGATGGTGCTGTAAGCATTATCAGCACTGGCTCCTCCATACCTGTGGGTCCTCCTATGCAAGAGGGTGCGTTGCACGAGAAAATCCAGGCTTTACGCGATGCTTTGAAGGATGAGGCTCGCCAGAAACGTGCACTGCTTAACGAGAATCTGCAAAAGAAGCTGGATTCATTGCCTCCGTTGCCCAAGTTTGACGCTAAGCCCGAAGAAGATCCAAAGATCAAGGAGCTGCTGCAGAAGAAGAACGAGCTGATGAGG GAGGCCAAGAAGCTCACGTTCTTCCCTGTGGTACCAGACTTGACTGGCAAAAAGCTATTATTAGCCACTGAACAACCCGTGCTAGAGAAGGCTTTACCTGTCTACAAATTACTGGAAAGGGAACAACGCCTGAGAACGCTTAAGGAACGCGTTGACGAACTAAGT TCTCAAGTACGCGAGGAGACGATCAAGCGAACTTACGGCGCACAGGCTCCTGCCCAGTTTGCGGTGTTCCCGGCAAGGCATATCGCAGCCGCCATGAGAGGACTCGCCGAGCCTGTAACCGCTGAGATCTTGATACCACACAAGGGCCCTTCACAGGTCATCAATATACCTGTGGGCACGCAAGAGCTGCGAAATGTGCACATGCTGCTATCATACTAA
- the LOC100123855 gene encoding dynactin subunit 1 isoform X1 gives MSLKVGQRVEISGKDCQGVIAYIGHPSFAAGKWIGVILDEPKGRNNGTIKGQFYFKCTENHGMFVRQTQLILIDESGNRTEPASPSSAAASGPTTPDEAGASRARSRLTSAAVRQRNQPTAVRRKTSPAKVVQQTEKLSGIINVCMIPSSRMSLAGSRTQLAAPSTENLTALGSSGHERKDGGESHIPAPTSTKRASFVEKTPSTSSPPGKKPKAPGDHDNTGFVETLKPQFVPGQAMGPSTQSSTMEEKLTHLQLAQENENLKAQIRDLSERIEILRVKRMQDKERMKDFEKLKLQLEQLIEFKTKVMESQASLQRELQRARQEARDAHAAREQYQDEMADLAETVEMATLDKEMAEEKAETLQIELEQLKEKLEEQTIDLEILRNEMSDKMSGGSAPTGTSSFEVKQLEQQNARLRETLVRMRDLSAHEKHEFQKLQKDLEQKKSEILELSRTKEKLSARVEEMERQIADLQEQVDAALGAEEMVENLGERKMALEEKVAELEEAVTDLEALQDMSDQLAESSKELEMELREELDMALAAARDAQRQRDAALETLSDREMTITKFRELTQKLQEQCLELQQRLQSSESTNAAAKGAGQQLAEILDFQKTFAETRAQTKAVDLELRRLDAEEARNHVRYLLSFMPLAFMNRGGDHDAILTLLFIPRMIQKTEIVISQVRDKYKSVDKIDRATIVKGHAVAQSAFRSRLCAHMYALQTALGSFESALSVCSSDSMLKVGGAYPEMAAQEKSVDSLIDLAKRDQLDENLSMEAIERCCAYFCTIYGIYFGEEDVTNQARLVVNGTRCLGSACEVLTTEAATIKNLIDGEQGDMGLLCQHIETVCEAVQNNLKSARRRVPREFLTAVSPNEANLGLDKDWYEQITTCYQHATKLMRTLQDLTKTALQTILTSGDLDTGLVSAKLKEMAANSTEKIYDADDIGAIATIKASLAVIQKAAVNLAEKMAECENELAMSGITHRKQENLEENSPIFLRAQATRKELEETKVLSRKLEARDSDIREAKLALREKQEELSEMILRKELAEKRLATQQHEHELTIEKLKRNLEEVQTQLRRKEKEFEETMDHLQTDIDSLESEKGQLKEKLKSIGKKGGVPSTPGADGAVSIISTGSSIPVGPPMQEGALHEKIQALRDALKDEARQKRALLNENLQKKLDSLPPLPKFDAKPEEDPKIKELLQKKNELMREAKKLTFFPVVPDLTGKKLLLATEQPVLEKALPVYKLLEREQRLRTLKERVDELSSQVREETIKRTYGAQAPAQFAVFPARHIAAAMRGLAEPVTAEILIPHKGPSQVINIPVGTQELRNVHMLLSY, from the exons ATGTCGCTGAAGGTCGGCCAGCGGGTCGAAATCTCGGGCAAGGATTGCCAGGGTGTGATCGCCTACATCGGGCATCCCTCTTTCGCGGCGGGCAAGTGGATCGGAGTAATCCTCGACGAGCCCAAAGGAAGGAACAATGGCACCATCAAGGGGCAGTTTTACTTTAAG TGTACGGAGAATCATGGAATGTTTGTGCGCCAGACTCAATTGATCTTAATAGATGAATCAGGCAATCGGACAGAGCCTGCAAGTCCATCTTCTGCAGCTGCTAGTGGTCCAACAACGCCGGACGAAGCTGGAGCTTCCAGAGCCAGGAGTCGACTTACaag TGCTGCTGTGCGTCAGAGGAATCAGCCGACTGc AGTTAGAAGAAAAACGTCACCGGCCAAAGTTGTACAACAAACAGAAAAACTTTCAGG GATTATAAATGTTTGTATGATTCCCAGCTCAAGGATGTCACTCGCAGGTAGCAGAACTCAGCTTGCTGCACCCAGTACGGAGAATCTTACTGCCTTAGGAAGTTCTGGCCATGAACGTAAGGATGGAGGAGAATCTCACATTCCAGCACCAACAAGCACCAAACGTGCTTCGTTCGTCGAG AAAACCCCTAGCACGAGCTCGCCCCCAGGCAAAAAGCCAAAGGCCCCTGGTGATCACGACAAT ACTGGTTTTGTGGAAACTCTGAAACCACAATTTGTTCCTGGCCAAGCAATGGGTCCAAGTACACAGTCTAGCACAATGGAAGAAAAATTGACACATCTGCAACTTGCTCAGGAAAATGAAAACTTGAAGGCCCAG ATCCGAGATCTTAgtgagcgaatagaaatattaAGAGTGAAAAGGATGCAAGATAAGGAACGAATGAAAGACTTTGAAAAGTTAAAACTTCAGCTGGAACAGCTTATAGAGTTCAAGACTAAAGTAATGGAGAGCCAG GCAAGCCTACAAAGAGAACTGCAAAGAGCTCGACAAGAAGCCAGAGATGCTCATGCAGCTCGGGAACAATACCAAGACGAGATGGCAGATTTGGCTGAAACAGTGGAGATGGCCACACTGGATAAAGAAATGGCAGAAGAAAAAGCCGAAACTTTGCAGATCGAATTAGAACAATTGAAAGAGAAGCTTGAAGAGCAGACTATAGATTTGGAAATTCTGCGCAATGAGATGTCGGACAAG ATGTCTGGAGGAAGTGCGCCAACTGGAACATCAAGCTTCGAAGTGAAGCAATTGGAACAGCAGAACGCTAGACTCCGAGAGACTCTTGTTAGAATGAGAGATCTTTCAGCTCACGAGAAACACGAGTTCCAAAAATTGCAGAAAGATTTAGAGCAGAAGAAATCTGAAATTCTGGAGCTAAGTAGAACTAAGGAGAAGCTATCTGCTCGCGTTGAAGAAATGGAACGTCAAATTGCTGATCTTCAGGAACAG GTCGATGCTGCACTGGGTGCTGAGGAAATGGTTGAGAACCTTGGAGAACGTAAGATGGCTTTGGAGGAGAAAGTAGCCGAGTTGGAAGAGGCTGTGACAGACCTTGAAGCTTTGCAa GACATGTCGGATCAGCTGGCGGAGTCGTCGAAGGAGCTTGAGATGGAACTTCGCGAGGAGTTGGACATGGCTCTTGCCGCAGCACGTGACGCCCAGCGTCAGCGAGATGCGGCACTCGAAACTTTATCCGATCGCGAGATGACGATAACCAAGTTCCGAGAGCTAACTCAGAAGTTGCAGGAACAATGCCTCGAGTTACAGCAACGCCTACAGTCGAGCGAGTCCACCAATGCTGCTGCCAAAG GCGCGGGACAGCAACTCGCCGAAATCTTGGATTTCCAAAAGACATTCGCCGAGACCAGAGCTCAAACTAAAGCGGTAGATTTAGAATTGAGACGGCTAGATGCAGAAGAAGCCCGAAACCATGTGAGATATCTGCTGTCTTTTATGCCTCTAGCGTTCATGAATCGTGGTGGCGATCACGATGCGATTTTGACGCTACTGTTTATACCGAGAATGATTCAAAAAACGGAAATTGTCATTTCTCAAGTGCGTGATAAATACAAGTCCGTTGACAAAATCGACAG GGCTACAATCGTCAAGGGTCATGCTGTAGCCCAAAGCGCCTTCAGGTCACGTCTCTGTGCTCATATGTATGCCTTGCAAACTGCACTTGGTAGTTTCGAGTCAGCTCTTAGCGTTTGCAGTTCAGACAGTATGCTGAAAGTCGGTGGTGCCTATCCGGAGATGGCTGCGCAAGAAAAATCCGTGGACTCGTTGATCGATTTGGCGAAACGCGATCAGCTCGACGAGAATTTGTCGATGGAAGCTATCGAGAGGTGCTGCGCCTATTTCTGCACGATTTATGGCATCTACTTTGGCGAAGAAGATGTTACGAATCAAGCTCGACTCGTCGTCAATGGTACCAG GTGCTTGGGAAGTGCGTGTGAGGTACTGACAACAGAAGCTGCTACTATCAAGAACCTGATTGACGGTGAGCAAGGTGATATGGGCCTGTTATGTCAGCACATCGAGACCGTTTGCGAGGCTGTGCAGAATAATCTGAAGTCGGCACGACGACGCGTGCCGCGAGAATTTCTCACTGCAGTTTCTCCTAACGAAGCTAATCTCGGCCTCGACAAAGACTGGTACGAGCAGATAACCACCTGCTATCAGCATGCTACTAAGTTAATGAGGACACTTCAGGATCTGACAAAGACTGCACTTCAGACCATTTTGACCAGCGGAG ATTTAGATACGGGTTTGGTTTCTGCGAAACTAAAGGAGATGGCGGCAAATTCGACGGAGAAGATCTACGATGCCGACGACATCGGTGCGATCGCAACAATCAAAGCTAGTTTGGCTGTGATTCAAAAGGCGGCTGTGAATCTTGCTGAGAAGATGGCTGAGTGCGAAAATGAGTTGGCCATGAGCGGCATAACTCACCGGAAGCAGGAGAATTTGGAGGAAAATAGTCCTATTTTTCTGCGCGCCCAAGCCACACGTAAAGAGCTTGAGGAAACGAAAGTTCTTAGCAG GAAACTTGAGGCGAGAGATAGCGACATACGCGAGGCTAAATTGGCCCTTAGAGAAAAGCAAGAAGAACTGTCCGAGATGATCTTGAGAAAAGAATTGGCTGAAAAACGTCTTGCTACTCAGCAGCACGAGCACGAGCTAACCATTGAGAAACTTAAGAGAAACTTGGAGGAGGTTCAGACTCAGTTGAGAAGAAAG GAAAAGGAATTCGAGGAAACCATGGATCACCTGCAGACAGATATCGACAGTCTAGAATCAGAAAAGGGCCAGCTCAAGGAGAAGCTGAAGTCTATCGGCAAAAAAGGAGGCGTTCCTTCCACGCCCGGAGCTGATGGTGCTGTAAGCATTATCAGCACTGGCTCCTCCATACCTGTGGGTCCTCCTATGCAAGAGGGTGCGTTGCACGAGAAAATCCAGGCTTTACGCGATGCTTTGAAGGATGAGGCTCGCCAGAAACGTGCACTGCTTAACGAGAATCTGCAAAAGAAGCTGGATTCATTGCCTCCGTTGCCCAAGTTTGACGCTAAGCCCGAAGAAGATCCAAAGATCAAGGAGCTGCTGCAGAAGAAGAACGAGCTGATGAGG GAGGCCAAGAAGCTCACGTTCTTCCCTGTGGTACCAGACTTGACTGGCAAAAAGCTATTATTAGCCACTGAACAACCCGTGCTAGAGAAGGCTTTACCTGTCTACAAATTACTGGAAAGGGAACAACGCCTGAGAACGCTTAAGGAACGCGTTGACGAACTAAGT TCTCAAGTACGCGAGGAGACGATCAAGCGAACTTACGGCGCACAGGCTCCTGCCCAGTTTGCGGTGTTCCCGGCAAGGCATATCGCAGCCGCCATGAGAGGACTCGCCGAGCCTGTAACCGCTGAGATCTTGATACCACACAAGGGCCCTTCACAGGTCATCAATATACCTGTGGGCACGCAAGAGCTGCGAAATGTGCACATGCTGCTATCATACTAA